In Salmo salar chromosome ssa14, Ssal_v3.1, whole genome shotgun sequence, the sequence agatgtgcagcaatgttttttttggacagcagtggcttcttccgtggtgtcctcccatgaacaccattcttggtgtctacgtatcgtagactcgtcaacagagatgttagcatgttccagagatttctgtaagtctttagctgacactcaagGATTCGTCTTAAACTCATTGAACATTCTGcgttgtgctcttgcagtcatctttgcaggacggccactcctatggagagtagcaacagtgctgaactttctccatttatagacaatttgccttaccgtggactgatgaacatcaaggcttttagagatactttagtaaccctttccagctttatgcaagtcaacaattctttatcttgggtcttctgagatctcttttgttcgaggcatggttcacatcaggcaatgcttcttgtgaatagcaaacacacattttgtgagtgtttttttatagggcagggcagctctaaccaacatctccaatcttgtctcaatgattgtactcctggttagctgactcctgactccaattagattttggagaagtcattagcctaggggttcacatatattttccaacctacactgtgaatgtttaaaatatgtattcaatatagacaagaaaaatacaatcatttgttATTAggttaagcacactatgtttgtctattgttgtgacttagacgaagatcagatcaaatttgatgaccaatttatgcagaaatccaggtaattccaaaggatttgtatactttttcttgccactgtatgtgggaactccttcaagactgttgaaaaagcattcctcatgaagctggttgagagaatgctaagagtgtgcaaagctgtcatcaaggcaaagggtggcttctttgaagaatcaaaaatacattttgatttgtttaacaattttttggttactacatgattccatttgtgttatttcatagtttttatgtcttcactattattctacaatgtagaaaatagtaaaaataaagaaaaacccttgaatgagtatgtgtccaaacttttgactagtactgtatctATCCATTCGTATACCATTCACAGAGCCTACATGTCAACAGTGGCATGGCTTTCAACTGAAAACAATTATACATTTATATTGTGTAAACACATTATTTGTATTCAACTATCATTTCATTGTTTTACTGAAATCCCAATTCTATGCCTAACCCTTAGACTGAACTatcctctacactatatatttgATTGTCCCCCCCAATGACCACCACTGTGATGCCATCCTAGATGGAGGAAAACTGATTCAGTTTGCTCTCCTTGAAATCTGCAACAAAATAAAGTTGTGTCACTAGCCATGGGCAACCTCATCTAGCCAGGTCATGGCACTGTTCCTGCAGAACTGagtgagaggagggaaggggaaatGGGTTTTGGGAGTGACAGTAGCTAAATTAGGAAGGCAGGGTGAAAAGCAGCCAAAGCTATCATCTGCTAAGAGCGCAACTCACAACACACATTCCTGGAGAAACAGATATGGTGAACACATCAATGTAGCTGCTTAATATTTACAGCCCTAATTCCATCTCGTGACAGACATTCTCATACTATAATATTGTTGATTATTAACTATGAGCGCCACTTTGTGTCTGAGATGATATTGACATCGGACATGGAGAAACATTAAGAGTAGCAGCAGGGGTGTACTCAAACTGCAAAAGTAATGAAAATGTATTAGATTATGTTTTATATTTATATTGTGACTGATGGGGAAATCCAAAAGCAATGCCAAACAACCTCTAGTCTGCACACGAATAAGTACTTTTTTTGGCAGGGAGGGCAGGAATGGGTGTCAAGTGTGGTTGCGCTCATACAAGGCTTACCGGCATTTTCCAAAACCTGAGGACTGACTGGTTTACTTGCCTGCTTGGATTACCTCTTTTGCTTTATTGACCTGGAATTCAGTGGAACATAGTGATAGTGAGCACGTCAACAGGTTCTCTGCTCCAATACAGAGTACAAGAACTCCATCCCCCTCCAAAGCTTGAAAAGTGTTGTTTGGATGGGATTATAGAATTAACTGCATGTCAAGTCTATACTTTTACATTTAGTGTCAATTATATCTCCTCTGACCAAAAGATAACATGGTAAAGAAAGTAGACATTTGTAAAAGTCAAAGcatttaaaatatgtattttgatGGGGCaataatatattttctattttcttcTCCCCTTTCCCTGCTTGGTATTGAAGATCTGTTGACGTTGACTTTAGTATGACCTTCTCAAAGAGTCTTCAGAGGCAACGAGCTGATAAACAGCCCTGTTAAAAGCCCAAAAAGCGATAGCAAATGTTATGTGCCTCTAGTGAGACCATCTATGGCATTTCCAGATTGCTCTGAAAAGCTGTCAAGGATATAAGACAATGGTAAGCAACCCCAAATGTAAGACTGAATGAATCGGTTTCCATGGAGAGTAGAAGATTCATTCATAAGGGGGTGGTCTGAGTATTGGATTTATTCAAGCCCTACACAGAGTACAGACAAAATATGTGTAGCGTTTTCTGTTACTATACCTGTGCATCAATGATCTTCTGCTTGGCATCTATGACAGCCTGCATCTCTGCATGGTCTCtcttcagctcctcctctacagcAATTAACCTGTGAGTGACAGAGCATTGCCATCTCAGATGCATACAAACCTAAAGGGGAGGTCATAGGCTGCACCTCAAATggtagaccctggtcaaaagtagtgcactatacagggcatttggaaagtattcagtccccttccccttttccacattttgttatgttacagccttattctaaaatggattcaattgttttttcccctcatcaatctacacacaataacccataatggcagagcaaaaccaggtttttagaattttttgcaaatatatCAATAAACCCCCCctggaaatatgacatttacataattattcagaccctttacttagtactttgttgaagcacctttggcagcaattacagcctctagtcttcctggttatgacgctacaagcttggcacacatgtatttggggagtttctcccattcttctctgcagttcctctcaagctctgtcaggttggatggggagtgtcgctgcacagctattttcagttatctccagagatgtttgatcgggttcaagtccaggctcttgctgggccaatcaaggatattcagagacttgtcccgaagtcagggtcgttgtcctgttggaaggtgaactgtcgcccctgtctgaggtcctaagcaagttttcatcaaggatctgctccattcatctttccctcgatcctgactagtctccctgccgctgaaaaacatccccacagcatgcttcagcgtagggatggtgccatgtttcttccagacgtgatgcttggcattcaggcttgagagtgcttttggcaaactccaagtgggctgtcatgtgccttttactgaggagtggcttccgtctggccacaaaggcctgattgatggagtgctgcagagatggttgtccttctggaaggttctcccatctccacagaggaactctggagctctgtcaggcccttctcccctgattgtgcAGTCTGGCCAggtagccagctctaggaagagtcttggtggttccaaaccttttaagaatgatggcggccactgtgttcttggggatcttcaatgctgcagaaatgtttggtacccttccccagatctgtgcctcgacactatcatgtctcggagctctacggacaattccttcgacctcatggcttggtttttgctctgacatgcactgtcaacagacctgctgtcccagacctgctggaaccctgacctgttcactggacgtgctacctgtcccagacctgctgttttcaactctctagagacagcaggagtggtagagatactctcaaagatcggctatgaaaaagccaactgacacttactgttgtgttactgacttgttgcaccctcaacaactactatgattattactatttgaccatgctggtcatttatgaacatttgaacatcttggccatgtgctgttataatctccacccggcacagccagaagaggactggcaacccctcatagcctggttcctctctaggtttcttcctaggttttggcctttctagggagtttttcctagccaccatgcttctacacctgcattgcttgctgtttggggttttaggctgggtttctgtacagcactttgagatatcagctgatgtaagaagggctatataaatacatttgatttgatatagacaggtgggtgcctttccaaatcatgtccaatcaattgaatttaccacaagtggactccaatcaagttgtagaaacatctcaaggatgatcaatggaaacaggatgcacctgagctcaatttcgagtctcataacataggtattcagaccctaaGCAAGTAaggcatttctaaaaacctgtttttgctttgtcattatgggttattctgtgtagattgatgaggaagaaaattattttatccattttagaatttggctgtaacaaaatgtgggaaaagtcaaggggtctgaatactttccgaatgcactgtatatagggcatagggtgccatttgggacaactaTACAAGACACTATAGACACGCCATTAAGCAGTCAATCTGTGATTTTGCTTCCATtcaatcattcattcattcaaagGAATTCCGACTGGAGTATGGGCTTGTTTTAAGCAAAATCATCCAGAGGGTGCCTAGTAATGCCTACCTGCAGATGATGCTCTTCATCTGGTTGTCCTTCTCCTCCTGCTGCCGCCGCAGCCTCTCCTCGCTGTCCTCCAGGCGGGCCTTGTACTCCATCAGCAGTTTCTGCATCTGCTGCTCCTGGGCCAGTAGACGTCTCTCGTACTCCTCCAGACACCGACTAGACACCCGCAGGCGCTCCTTCAGCTTGGAGATCTCCTGTTCATACTggcgggagagaggagagaaaaacagagatagagggaaagagaaagcgaggcagacagacagagggaaagtgagagagagagagagagagagagagggaaagagaaagtgagtgggagggagggaggggacgaTCATGTTAGTCATGACTAAGACTATCTCTGTCTGCCTACACTGGCTTAGCAGGCTGATGTGTTGACTTGGATGATTAGGAAGAAGTCAGTCATTTAACTTGGAAATATTTTGGCCATCAAACCCTCATTGACTGTAACTCTGGCTGTGTCTTTACCTTCTTGGCGTGCCTGCTGTCCTCCCTGCTCTGATCTGCTGGGGCCGCCTCGTCCTCGAACTGGCCATTATTCAGTACCCACGCCGCTGTCCTCTCTACCGGTGACATGGTGACTGGCTCTACCGGCGATGCCACCTGCACCACCACAGATACATGTATGTCAATCAAATCTACCCTGAGTGCCTTTGGCCACACTTTATTtcttgataataataataacagttatTATATAGGGGTGTCGGAGCGGAATGTGTGTGAAGTGTAGTTCTGTATGCCAGACCAGTACCTGCGGTGGCGTCTGCTGCTTGGCCACGCTCCTGACAGCGGGCACAGGGCTCTCCATGGAGCAGGTGGACTGTTGGTGTGAGCGGCCTCCTGTGCCTGGCTGGGCCTGGATGGGGATAGGCATGGGCTCTGTGTTGATGGAGCTGCTGCTGCGCAGAGAGGCGCTGTGGGGCAGGGAGCGGGGCAGGGAGCGGGGCGTTCGGGCCCCACCACTCCCCCCGCTGCGGCTCTGCTGCTCCACCCTTACGATGTGGGCCGTGCTGCTTTGCCTGGGCACTGCCACAGCGTGGGCTCCTCTGTGGTGGTCTGGCAGGTTGTGGCGGCGCGGCGTGGAGCAGTCTTCGCTCTGCGTGCTCCGCCGGCTGAACTCCTCCAGACTGCTATTGGACGGGACCCTGCCCCCTTTCCCCCCCTGGCTCCCGCCTCCAAACTCAACCTCCGAGTTGCTGTGGCTGCGGGAGCTATCGGTGCTCAGGTTCTCAGAGCTGGAGTCCGGCTGCAGGGAGTGCACTGAGTGGGAGTGGACCGAGTGTGTTGTGGAGTGTActgctgtttgttgttgtgtCTGGTTGCTAAGGTGATAGACAGGGTTCTGGAAAGACAGGGGCTGGAGGCTCCTCTGCTGGCTGAGGGAAGGGTGCAGGGGCCGACGCACCTGGGGTGCACTCTGGGGTAGGTTGTCCTGTAACGAGGGCTTCTGGTGGAGGGCTTGGTGTGACTGTGAGGTGGTAGCTTGGTGGGGGTGTCCGATAGAAAGCTGGGAGCCCACCCTGCTCAGCTTGGGGGGAGCATCGTGGAGGGGGAGGGGTCCCTTGCCACTCTGGACCATGTGAGAGTCCTGAAGGTCCACCAGGGAGATGCTGCGTCCGCTGGgcaggaggttctctctctcatccttgtcTGAGAAGCTCATGCTATGGCCGGACGACTGCTGGCCCAGGAGAGGGTGCTTCCCCCGGTGAAGGCCGTTCGTAACATGCTCTTGGACTGGGGACTTGTTTCTGCCAACCTCACTGCAAAACGTGGAcagtaaacacacaacacattaacaGAGAGTTCCGAAACCAAAGCTAGGACCAGACCAAGAACAtgtgtacatcccaaatggcatcctattccatatgtagcgcactacttttgaacagggcccataggggtctggtaaaaattagtgcactataaattACTAGGaaatagagttccatttgggactcactACATGAAATGTAAGCTACCTTCTTTTCAAGTTTAACTCAAATGTTCCTTTAGCAACAATGTTCACGCTGATTCACTTTAAAACCCTCCATCTCGGATTCCCTCATTACCTCTACAGCCGCTAAAAATAGGAAGTCTCTAGCTGCAGCTTTATTTAGAAAGATCCTAGCAGCAAGTCATCTCCCAAGTCAATACACCATGAAACAACTCATCTATATAAAATGCATGAGCACACCAACATCTTTCAACCTCTGGGATAACTGGCACAAAATCACCAGATGAAACAGCCTTTGAAAATAACTACACCACAGAATTAGGCCATGCATGGCTGGGTGGTGATTGGCAATACCATTGCTGCAGTTGTGACCATTTTGGAGCACTACCTGTCAGCCGGATCTTCGAATATCCTCTGCAGGCCTGAGGAGATGCTGCCACTGATGTTGTGTGAGGAGCTGTAGTCCTGGAAGCGTCGGAGCTGCTGCTGGATGGGTGTGGGGCTAGACAGAGAGCGGGCTATGTCCCCCAGGATGCGGGGCAGGGGGCCCAGCTTGGCTACGGTCGCCTGCAGGAAGGAATTTTCACCCTGGGTTGCATGTTACCAAGACAAGGGGCAGCAGCACCAGGCCACGTCACCCAGCATTGTGGAATGAGGATGGCAGAAGGTTTGGAGGGCGGAGGATTGATGGGTTGGATTTGTTGGTTGGTTGGCAATGAGAGGCACCATAATGCATTGGTATTGGCGGGATAGTGTAACCATGAAGACaccaagtgtgtgtgttgggcggaGTGGAAAAGGGGAAAGGGGGAAAGGGTGGGCGTAGAGGCAAAAGGAAAGAAAGTAGATACATAAGAGGAAAAAACATAAGGAAATTAATAAGTTTGGGGTAAAAAATGTAAACACATGCCACTAAATAACAGACATTCCAAACACAGCAAACATGCATCAAGGGCAAACGAATACAGAAGGTTGTGAGGTAAGATGCAGGAAGGATTTAAATGGATGTTGTAAAACAACTAGGGTTCACGGAACATTTGTGCAGAGGGGTGTAAATAACGCAGTAGAATAAACATGCATTAAAATAAACTGATGTACAGCGCAGGAGCCTTGCGGGATTAAGGTTAGGGGGAGTGGTGGGAACAGTGAATGAGTGGGTGATGTTACCCTGCTGTAAAACCTTTAACATACGACTTCTAGACTCGACAGACATTAAGGAACATCCTAGTGAAAGAAATGTGGGGTAAAAACATCCTGGACAGTAATAACTAAGTTTCTCTCTTCTCATAAAGTCGTTAACTAACCCTTTAGCTACGGCACGGCAGGCTTCAGATGTAAGTCAATGTGGTGTAAGCTGATTAGGCAGACTTGTCCTAACGCCACTTAATATTATTAGACCATTGCACGGGATTATGTCACAGTGATCTTATTAGACCCATCTACCCACATTTCATCCAGAAAAACATTATTACACTCAGCATTACTCAGAATCATACATTTGTGCATTTAGATTCATAGCAGCTGTAAAAATCCCCTCCAAGCCTGCAAACGTAGTAGTCAAACAGATTAGGGAAAGAAAGATCTTTGTCAGGATAACACACAATCAGATGGGCAGACCCAAACCCACTACACACCACTGCAAGGTATCATTTGCAGCAGAGCCTCTTAACTCAACAGAAACCTACTAAGGGCCACAATTAGGAGCCTTAGCATCTCATTAAAGTACAGCGCTTTCCTTTTCTTCTTTAGGCTTACAAAAGATATgaatgtgtcccaaattgcactaCATTCCCTATGTAatgccttatgggccctggtcaaaagtagttaaagggaacagggtgacacaataaagggaacagggtgccatttgggatgaaaatTATGTTTTTACAACATCTGTTAACAGAGGTATCATTGCTTCTCACTCCAAGGTCTTCCTTACCTTGTCCAACTGGGACACCACGTCCCACAGGAGCGAGTGGAGGACAGACAGCTCCCGGCCAAGGTCGATGTAACCTTCGAATCCTGGCGTGTTGGAGATGGTCTCTGGGTTGGAGATCTCCGTGAGGAAACGCATCATACCTGCCCATTCGTGCTCCAGGAAGTCGTTCATGAACGCCATGTACTCCTCTTTGTTGCCAAACCTTGGACACGGACAATAACAAGCGTTCATATGATGCACTTTCTACTTAGGGCGACATGCTTTGATTGTCTTGTCAATTTGCAAAGGTGAAATTCTAAACGAAATGCTACCTTATTCCCTATACAGAGccagggcctggtcaaaagtaatgtactATAGGGGGCCGTTTATATACGTAGCCGTGGTCTACCATACCACCAGCAACAGGCGAAACCTACTTGGCGAAGTTGGCCAGGTTCTGAATGACCTTGGCGATGAGAGTGAGGGTACGGGAAGTGCGGTCGTCAGGGTACTCCTGCATGAGGCTGAAGAGTGAGGGGGACATGATGGCGGGACAGAGGAAGCGGAGGAACAAGGAGGCGCTGATAAGGCGCTTGCTAATGTCCTGGTTCCCTCGGGTCAGACACTGCTGCTTCCACGCTGCAAACACCTCCTTTAGCTCCCGCGGGAACACACTAGGGAGGCAGAGGGAAGAGTCAGTGTATAGGAGATTATTTGGAATCACAAGCTCATGAGGTAGCCCTGCCTGCTA encodes:
- the LOC106569068 gene encoding ras GTPase-activating protein nGAP isoform X6, yielding MMGNSCDREVSGERSPRRRSISGLGNSEKNISLDVPNSSPFKVPGFFSKRLKGSIKRTKSQTKLDRNTSFRLPSLRPSENDRSRGLPKLKESCSHESLLSPGSAVEALDLGMEEDVYVKPLHSSILGQEFCFEVTYSGGSKCFSCSSASERDKWMENLRRTVQPNKDNCRRTENVLRLWIIEAKDLPPKKKYFCELCLDDILYARTTSKTRADCLFWGEHFEFYSLPSVRSITVHIYKDVDRKKKKDKNNYVGLVNIPIGGVTGRQFVEKWYPVSTPTTSKGKGGGPSIRIKSRFQTISILPMEQYKEFAEFITNNYTMLCSVLEPVISVKNKEEMACALVHILQSTGRAKDFLTDLVMSEVDRCADHDVLIFRENTLATKAIEEYLKLVGQKYLHDALGEFIKALYESDENCEVDPGKCSSSELPEHRSNLKMCCELAFCKIINSYCVFPRELKEVFAAWKQQCLTRGNQDISKRLISASLFLRFLCPAIMSPSLFSLMQEYPDDRTSRTLTLIAKVIQNLANFAKFGNKEEYMAFMNDFLEHEWAGMMRFLTEISNPETISNTPGFEGYIDLGRELSVLHSLLWDVVSQLDKGENSFLQATVAKLGPLPRILGDIARSLSSPTPIQQQLRRFQDYSSSHNISGSISSGLQRIFEDPADSEVGRNKSPVQEHVTNGLHRGKHPLLGQQSSGHSMSFSDKDERENLLPSGRSISLVDLQDSHMVQSGKGPLPLHDAPPKLSRVGSQLSIGHPHQATTSQSHQALHQKPSLQDNLPQSAPQVRRPLHPSLSQQRSLQPLSFQNPVYHLSNQTQQQTAVHSTTHSVHSHSVHSLQPDSSSENLSTDSSRSHSNSEVEFGGGSQGGKGGRVPSNSSLEEFSRRSTQSEDCSTPRRHNLPDHHRGAHAVAVPRQSSTAHIVRVEQQSRSGGSGGARTPRSLPRSLPHSASLRSSSSINTEPMPIPIQAQPGTGGRSHQQSTCSMESPVPAVRSVAKQQTPPQVASPVEPVTMSPVERTAAWVLNNGQFEDEAAPADQSREDSRHAKKYEQEISKLKERLRVSSRCLEEYERRLLAQEQQMQKLLMEYKARLEDSEERLRRQQEEKDNQMKSIICRLIAVEEELKRDHAEMQAVIDAKQKIIDAQEKRISSLDAANSRLMSALTQVKERYSMQNLHNGLSPTNPTKLSITENGEFKNSNC